One window of Cellulomonas shaoxiangyii genomic DNA carries:
- a CDS encoding response regulator transcription factor, with translation MSTASGTPEARLLVVDDEPNIRELLATSLRFAGFEVHAAADGGSALRLARDTDPDLVVLDVMLPDMDGFTVTRRLREKGQHVPVLFLTARDDTADKVQGLTVGGDDYVTKPFSLEEVVARIRAILRRTTPGDQDSTSVLRYADLELDEDTYEVRRAGQPIELSPTEFKLLRYLMLNPNRVLSKTQILDHVWQYDWGGDANIVESYISYLRRKIDQLTGPDGERLPPLIHTRRGIGYLLREST, from the coding sequence ATGAGCACCGCGTCCGGGACACCCGAGGCCAGGCTCCTCGTCGTGGACGACGAGCCGAACATCCGCGAGCTGCTGGCCACGTCGCTGCGCTTCGCCGGGTTCGAGGTGCACGCCGCCGCCGACGGCGGGTCCGCCCTCCGCCTCGCGCGGGACACCGACCCCGACCTGGTCGTGCTCGACGTCATGCTCCCCGACATGGACGGGTTCACCGTCACGCGCCGCCTGCGCGAGAAGGGCCAGCACGTGCCCGTCCTGTTCCTCACGGCGCGGGACGACACCGCCGACAAGGTGCAGGGCCTGACCGTCGGCGGCGACGACTACGTCACGAAGCCGTTCAGCCTCGAGGAGGTCGTGGCGCGCATCCGCGCGATCCTGCGCCGCACCACCCCGGGCGACCAGGACAGCACCTCCGTGCTGCGCTACGCCGACCTCGAGCTCGACGAGGACACCTACGAGGTCCGGCGCGCCGGGCAGCCCATCGAGCTGTCCCCCACCGAGTTCAAGCTGCTGCGCTACCTGATGCTCAACCCGAACCGCGTGCTGTCCAAGACGCAGATCCTGGACCACGTGTGGCAGTACGACTGGGGCGGCGACGCGAACATCGTCGAGTCCTACATCTCCTACCTGCGGCGCAAGATCGACCAGCTGACGGGCCCCGACGGGGAGCGGCTGCCGCCCCTCATCCACACCCGGCGCGGCATCGGCTACCTGCTGCGCGAGTCGACGTGA
- a CDS encoding WXG100 family type VII secretion target, whose amino-acid sequence MSRYEVDAGHLDGSAAAVLARAATIQAEVAGMQRQLTELQASWRGGAAGAFSALVAEWTATQARVEQSLGQIATAMQAAARTYADAEAHAARLFTH is encoded by the coding sequence ATGAGCAGGTACGAGGTCGACGCCGGCCATCTCGACGGGTCGGCGGCGGCGGTGCTCGCGCGCGCGGCCACCATCCAGGCCGAGGTGGCGGGCATGCAGCGGCAGCTCACCGAGCTGCAGGCGTCGTGGCGCGGCGGTGCGGCCGGGGCGTTCTCGGCGCTCGTCGCCGAGTGGACGGCCACGCAGGCGCGCGTCGAGCAGTCCCTCGGGCAGATCGCGACGGCGATGCAGGCCGCCGCACGTACGTACGCGGACGCGGAGGCGCACGCCGCGCGGCTGTTCACGCACTGA
- a CDS encoding DUF4031 domain-containing protein has protein sequence MTVLVDPPLWPRHGTVWGHLVSDASYDELHAFAARAGIPRRAFDRDHYDVPAERWDDVVALGAVPVGTRELVRRLRASGLRVRARDRRPDGAPDATARDHHADRRAAGHRAAC, from the coding sequence GTGACCGTGCTCGTCGACCCTCCGCTGTGGCCGCGCCACGGCACCGTGTGGGGTCACCTCGTCAGCGACGCCTCGTACGACGAGCTGCACGCCTTCGCGGCGCGCGCCGGCATCCCGCGGCGGGCGTTCGACCGCGACCACTACGACGTCCCGGCGGAGCGCTGGGACGACGTGGTCGCCCTCGGTGCCGTGCCGGTCGGCACGCGGGAGCTGGTGCGGCGGCTGCGCGCGTCCGGGCTGCGGGTGCGGGCCCGCGACCGGCGCCCGGACGGTGCCCCCGACGCGACCGCACGCGACCACCACGCCGACCGGCGCGCCGCCGGGCACCGCGCCGCCTGCTGA
- the urtE gene encoding urea ABC transporter ATP-binding subunit UrtE: MLQLCGVHVGYGRTEVVRGVDVEVPDGQVVAVLGHNGAGKTTLLRAAVGLLPLRSGAVLIDGDDVTRARPHQRVRRGLAYVPQGQQSFGQLTARENLLLVADVAGAAGSRRVDEALDLFPALREVLSRRAGLLSGGQRQQLAIARALVTGPRVMVLDEPTEGIQPSVVAEIEGAVVQLAADGLGVLLVEQHVGFALGAASRYHVLESGRVTATGAGGAEQQDVVRAAMAL, encoded by the coding sequence ATGCTGCAGCTGTGCGGTGTGCACGTCGGGTACGGGCGCACGGAGGTCGTGCGCGGGGTGGACGTCGAGGTGCCGGACGGGCAGGTCGTCGCGGTCCTCGGCCACAACGGCGCCGGGAAGACGACGCTGCTGCGGGCGGCCGTGGGGCTCCTGCCCCTCCGGTCCGGGGCCGTGCTGATCGACGGCGACGACGTCACGCGGGCCCGGCCGCACCAGCGCGTGCGGCGCGGCCTCGCCTACGTCCCGCAGGGGCAGCAGTCCTTCGGGCAGCTGACGGCACGCGAGAACCTCCTGCTGGTCGCGGACGTGGCGGGCGCCGCCGGGTCGCGCCGGGTGGACGAGGCGCTCGACCTGTTCCCGGCGCTGCGCGAGGTGCTGAGCCGGCGGGCCGGGCTGCTGTCCGGCGGGCAGCGCCAGCAGCTCGCGATCGCGCGGGCGCTCGTCACCGGGCCGCGCGTGATGGTCCTCGACGAGCCCACCGAGGGCATCCAGCCGTCCGTCGTCGCGGAGATCGAGGGTGCGGTCGTGCAGCTCGCGGCCGACGGGCTGGGGGTGCTGCTCGTCGAGCAGCACGTCGGGTTCGCGCTCGGGGCGGCGTCCCGCTACCACGTGCTCGAGTCGGGGCGGGTGACCGCCACGGGCGCGGGTGGTGCGGAGCAGCAGGACGTCGTCCGGGCGGCGATGGCCCTGTGA
- a CDS encoding HD domain-containing protein: protein MGVHDAPGWLLPAFSRSVVGAGGTASPEEIRRTGEDLLDRWSQTGRHFHNVKHLVEVLAHVDELDEEVHEPDLVRLAAWYHGVVFDSAERKAYANQGGEDEAASARLAREQLTALGVPEHRAQRVGELVSALVRHAPNRKDLDCAVLCDADLAMLAAEPQRYKAYLHDVRSEYAHLPLEDYVRARTRILRKLLARPSLFVSPLAQGWEEPARQNVAAELQRLEKELGRLEAARAADDASDTPGQDDERGTGSPPVVDAPQPTSPR from the coding sequence ATGGGCGTCCATGACGCACCGGGCTGGCTTCTGCCGGCCTTCTCCCGCAGCGTCGTCGGAGCGGGTGGCACCGCCTCCCCCGAGGAGATCCGCCGTACCGGTGAGGACCTCCTCGACCGCTGGTCCCAGACCGGCCGGCACTTCCACAACGTCAAGCACCTCGTCGAGGTGCTCGCGCACGTGGACGAGCTCGACGAGGAGGTGCACGAGCCCGACCTCGTCCGGCTCGCGGCCTGGTACCACGGCGTGGTGTTCGACTCCGCGGAGCGCAAGGCGTACGCCAACCAGGGCGGGGAGGACGAGGCGGCCAGTGCGCGCCTCGCCCGCGAGCAGCTGACCGCGCTCGGCGTGCCGGAGCACCGGGCCCAGCGGGTCGGGGAGCTCGTGTCGGCGCTCGTGCGCCACGCCCCGAACCGCAAGGACCTCGACTGCGCGGTCCTGTGCGACGCGGACCTCGCGATGCTCGCGGCCGAGCCGCAGCGGTACAAGGCGTACCTGCACGACGTGCGCTCGGAGTACGCGCACCTGCCCCTCGAGGACTACGTGCGGGCCCGGACCCGGATCCTGCGCAAGCTGCTGGCCCGCCCCTCGCTGTTCGTCAGCCCCCTCGCGCAGGGGTGGGAGGAGCCGGCGCGGCAGAACGTCGCGGCAGAGCTCCAGCGCCTCGAGAAGGAGCTGGGACGCCTCGAGGCTGCCAGGGCCGCGGACGACGCCTCGGACACCCCGGGGCAGGACGACGAGCGGGGCACGGGGTCCCCGCCCGTCGTCGACGCACCGCAGCCCACGAGCCCGCGCTGA
- a CDS encoding amidase family protein: MRAAYARVRAADRPEVWIALVPEADALAAADAVDARVAAGERLPLAGTTLAVKDNVDVAGLPTTAGCPSYATDPAGRPGPAARTAPAVQALVDAGAVVLGKTNLDQFATGLVGTRSPYGAVRHATLPDRVSGGSSSGSAVAVALGVADIGIGTDTAGSGRVPAAFHGLVGIKTTIGLVPTAGVVPACPSYDVVTTFTRDLATGVLATRLMVGAGAGAGSGSGVGSGAGDVDAGGAVADDDAAPDAGGGARRRWPADVRVGLRDAPVVAVPRPADLAPLSDAWRAAFAGAVARARAVGARAVEVDVSGLLAAGRLLYDGALVAERYAAVGDFLATGPADADPTVASIVLAGGSVPAAAYVRDRLRLDEARAAAVRTLDGCDLLLLPTTTEHPTIAAVQADPVGINRRLGTYTNFVNLLNLAAVAVPVGEADGGPFGVTVLARACEDQLALDLAARLLGEGTAGGPRAAAGSAGGAGPAGRPASGQVPAPAPSSAPSSAPLSAPLLVPGTVELLVVGAHLRGQPLQGQLADLGARFDRAVTTSDAYRLVALDTVPRKPGLVRVGPGDGAPIAGEVWRLAPGALGVFLAALPAPMTLGQVELADGTWVVGFGCTAEAGATGADLTDTGGWLAALARGR; this comes from the coding sequence GTGCGCGCGGCGTACGCCCGGGTGCGCGCGGCCGACCGCCCGGAGGTGTGGATCGCCCTCGTCCCGGAGGCGGACGCGCTCGCCGCGGCCGACGCCGTCGACGCGCGCGTCGCCGCGGGCGAACGGCTCCCGCTCGCGGGCACGACGCTGGCCGTGAAGGACAACGTCGACGTCGCCGGGCTGCCCACCACGGCCGGCTGCCCCTCGTACGCCACCGACCCCGCCGGGCGGCCCGGGCCCGCGGCGCGGACGGCACCGGCCGTGCAGGCGCTCGTCGACGCGGGTGCGGTCGTGCTCGGCAAGACGAACCTGGACCAGTTCGCGACCGGGCTGGTCGGGACCCGCAGCCCGTACGGGGCGGTGCGGCACGCGACCCTGCCGGACCGGGTCTCGGGCGGGTCCTCGTCGGGGTCGGCCGTCGCCGTTGCGCTGGGCGTCGCGGACATCGGGATCGGCACGGACACCGCGGGGTCCGGTCGCGTGCCCGCCGCCTTCCACGGGCTCGTCGGCATCAAGACGACGATCGGCCTGGTGCCCACGGCGGGCGTCGTGCCCGCCTGCCCGTCCTACGACGTCGTCACGACGTTCACCCGCGACCTCGCGACGGGGGTGCTCGCGACGCGGCTGATGGTCGGGGCTGGGGCTGGGGCGGGGTCTGGGTCGGGGGTTGGATCGGGCGCGGGAGACGTCGACGCCGGTGGCGCGGTGGCCGACGACGACGCGGCGCCCGACGCCGGCGGCGGTGCGCGGCGCCGGTGGCCCGCCGACGTGCGGGTCGGCCTGCGGGACGCGCCCGTGGTGGCCGTGCCGCGCCCGGCGGACCTCGCGCCCCTCTCGGACGCGTGGCGCGCGGCGTTCGCCGGTGCGGTCGCCCGCGCGCGGGCCGTCGGGGCGCGCGCGGTCGAGGTCGACGTGTCCGGCCTGCTCGCGGCCGGGCGGCTGCTCTACGACGGTGCCCTCGTCGCCGAGCGGTACGCGGCCGTCGGTGACTTCCTGGCGACGGGCCCGGCCGACGCCGACCCGACGGTCGCGTCGATCGTCCTGGCGGGGGGCTCGGTGCCGGCCGCCGCGTACGTGCGCGACCGCCTGCGGCTCGACGAGGCGCGCGCCGCGGCGGTGCGCACGCTCGACGGGTGCGACCTGCTCCTGCTCCCCACCACCACCGAGCACCCCACGATCGCGGCGGTGCAGGCCGACCCCGTCGGCATCAACCGGCGGCTCGGCACGTACACGAACTTCGTCAACCTGCTGAACCTCGCCGCCGTGGCGGTGCCCGTGGGCGAGGCCGACGGCGGGCCGTTCGGGGTCACCGTGCTGGCGCGGGCGTGCGAGGACCAGCTCGCGCTCGACCTGGCGGCGCGCCTGCTGGGGGAGGGGACCGCGGGCGGCCCGCGGGCGGCGGCGGGTTCGGCCGGTGGGGCCGGTCCGGCGGGGCGGCCGGCGTCCGGGCAGGTGCCGGCCCCCGCGCCCTCGTCCGCGCCCTCGTCCGCGCCCCTGTCGGCGCCGCTGCTGGTGCCGGGCACCGTGGAGCTGCTCGTCGTCGGCGCGCACCTGCGCGGGCAGCCGCTGCAGGGCCAGCTCGCCGACCTGGGCGCGCGGTTCGACCGCGCGGTGACGACGTCGGACGCCTACCGGCTCGTCGCGCTCGACACGGTGCCGCGCAAGCCGGGGCTCGTCCGCGTCGGGCCGGGCGACGGTGCGCCCATCGCCGGCGAGGTGTGGCGCCTCGCGCCGGGCGCGCTCGGCGTGTTCCTGGCCGCGTTGCCGGCACCCATGACCCTGGGGCAGGTCGAGCTCGCCGACGGCACGTGGGTCGTCGGGTTCGGGTGCACCGCCGAGGCCGGGGCGACCGGCGCCGACCTCACCGACACCGGGGGGTGGCTCGCGGCCCTCGCGCGGGGACGCTGA
- a CDS encoding sensor histidine kinase, with the protein MSDAPPGTSRRAAAAAAVRERWDHVPLSERLVSIIVVLLGTGLALAGLASSTLLERELVAQVDAKLKNEGFQQVRELFDPAAPWDADATTPSDYYVVAQLGWRAQELVSNPYTVEEYGTPRVPNGLTPESAELGRPYTVASDRTGSRWRVVSYPYADGSDVILSVALPLRDIDRTATRMTWILVSSGAALMVIGAIVGGWAVQRSLRPLREIEDTAAAIAAGDLSQRVPQAPATTEVGRLGAALNGMLAQIEQAFDARTASEARMRRFVADASHELRTPLAAIRGYAELYRMGAMTTPEQVDDTMRRIEGSARRMGSLVEDLLALARLDEGLPGRLGPVDLTVLAADAVSDLRAIDPDRPVRLETLAPAAPVVVQGDEVRLRQVLANLVGNAAQHTPAGTPVEVRVGPAGRDADGRRTALLEVRDHGPGIPPEHAARVFERFYRVDASRTRESGGSGLGMAIAAAIVASHDGQVGIEETPGGGTTVRVVLPVDGPAGAAAADAPGGVTGRPSSGTEGAPSSPDAATMARPTSPS; encoded by the coding sequence GTGAGCGACGCGCCACCGGGCACCAGCCGGCGCGCCGCGGCCGCCGCGGCGGTGCGCGAGCGCTGGGACCACGTGCCGCTGAGCGAGCGGCTCGTGTCGATCATCGTCGTGCTGCTCGGGACGGGCCTCGCCCTGGCGGGCCTGGCCAGCTCGACCCTGCTCGAGCGCGAGCTCGTGGCCCAGGTGGACGCGAAGCTGAAGAACGAGGGGTTCCAGCAGGTCCGGGAGCTGTTCGACCCCGCCGCGCCCTGGGACGCCGACGCCACGACCCCGTCGGACTACTACGTCGTCGCCCAGCTGGGCTGGCGCGCCCAGGAGCTGGTGAGCAACCCGTACACGGTCGAGGAGTACGGCACGCCGCGCGTGCCGAACGGGCTGACCCCCGAGAGCGCGGAGCTGGGACGTCCGTACACGGTCGCGTCGGACCGGACGGGATCCCGCTGGCGGGTCGTGTCCTACCCGTACGCGGACGGGAGCGACGTGATCCTGTCCGTGGCGCTGCCGCTGCGCGACATCGACCGGACGGCGACCCGCATGACCTGGATCCTCGTCTCCAGCGGCGCCGCCCTCATGGTCATCGGTGCGATCGTCGGCGGCTGGGCCGTGCAGCGCTCGCTGCGCCCGCTGCGGGAGATCGAGGACACGGCCGCCGCCATCGCCGCGGGCGACCTGTCGCAGCGCGTCCCGCAGGCACCCGCCACCACCGAGGTGGGCAGGCTGGGCGCCGCGCTCAACGGCATGCTCGCGCAGATCGAGCAGGCGTTCGACGCGCGCACGGCGTCCGAGGCGCGCATGCGGCGGTTCGTCGCCGACGCGTCCCACGAGCTGCGCACGCCCCTGGCCGCGATCCGCGGGTACGCCGAGCTGTACCGGATGGGCGCCATGACGACGCCCGAGCAGGTGGACGACACCATGCGCCGCATCGAGGGCTCCGCACGCCGCATGGGCTCCCTCGTCGAGGACCTGCTCGCGCTCGCCCGGCTCGACGAGGGACTGCCCGGCCGGCTGGGGCCGGTGGACCTGACGGTGCTGGCGGCCGACGCCGTGAGCGACCTGCGCGCGATCGACCCGGACCGTCCCGTGCGGCTGGAGACGCTCGCCCCGGCGGCACCCGTCGTGGTGCAGGGCGACGAGGTGCGGCTGCGCCAGGTGCTCGCGAACCTCGTCGGCAACGCCGCGCAGCACACCCCGGCAGGCACGCCGGTGGAGGTCCGCGTGGGGCCCGCGGGCCGCGACGCCGACGGCCGGCGCACCGCGCTGCTCGAGGTGCGCGACCACGGCCCCGGCATCCCGCCCGAGCACGCCGCGCGCGTGTTCGAGCGGTTCTACCGCGTCGACGCCTCGCGCACGCGCGAGTCCGGTGGTTCGGGGCTCGGCATGGCGATCGCGGCCGCGATCGTCGCGTCGCACGACGGGCAGGTCGGCATCGAGGAGACGCCCGGCGGCGGCACCACGGTGCGGGTCGTCCTGCCGGTCGACGGACCCGCCGGCGCGGCCGCTGCGGACGCGCCCGGCGGCGTCACCGGACGTCCGTCCAGTGGGACCGAGGGTGCGCCGTCCTCCCCGGACGCGGCTACGATGGCGCGTCCTACGTCACCGTCGTGA
- a CDS encoding GntR family transcriptional regulator, giving the protein MGTGAGDDPTPVMAAGGAPVTGSLRDAVYHRLRDEILNGRVSPRERLTEPKLSKAFEVSRTPVREALSRLLSDGLVERTDFGYAVVVPSLETLRNLYELRITLELRGIARAIENPQVQHDAALLRAELARWDELRDDLPTPDASFVVLDEGFHQVLSRASGNVQLTDALVTVNQKIRAVRMHDFVEEERITATVDEHREILRLVLARRLPESLTALHKHVGESLEVVMDRATTAMARMAIAG; this is encoded by the coding sequence ATGGGAACCGGTGCCGGTGACGACCCGACGCCCGTGATGGCGGCCGGCGGCGCCCCCGTCACGGGGTCGCTGCGGGACGCGGTCTACCACCGGCTGCGCGACGAGATCCTCAACGGCCGCGTCTCGCCGCGTGAGCGCCTGACCGAGCCGAAGCTCTCCAAGGCGTTCGAGGTCTCCCGCACCCCGGTGCGCGAGGCGCTGTCGCGGTTGCTGTCCGACGGCCTGGTCGAGCGCACGGACTTCGGGTACGCCGTCGTCGTGCCGTCCCTCGAGACGCTGCGCAACCTCTACGAGCTGCGCATCACCCTCGAGCTGCGCGGCATCGCGCGGGCCATCGAGAACCCGCAGGTCCAGCACGACGCGGCCCTGCTCAGGGCCGAGCTCGCCCGGTGGGACGAGCTGCGCGACGACCTGCCCACGCCCGACGCCAGCTTCGTGGTCCTCGACGAGGGCTTCCACCAGGTGCTCTCGCGCGCCTCGGGGAACGTCCAGCTCACCGACGCCCTCGTCACCGTGAACCAGAAGATCCGCGCCGTGCGCATGCACGACTTCGTCGAGGAGGAGCGGATCACGGCCACCGTCGACGAGCACCGGGAGATCCTCCGGCTCGTCCTCGCCCGCCGGCTGCCGGAGTCCCTCACCGCGCTGCACAAGCACGTGGGGGAGTCGCTCGAGGTCGTGATGGACCGCGCGACGACCGCGATGGCGCGGATGGCGATCGCGGGCTGA